gaAACCACTCGTAAAAcccataatttttataattcagatttgtagccatggggtcggagacgaacattttatttttcgattcacaattttcgaccagtaaatgtggtcaaagccactatcaaattaaaagaattcagtctcaaacaaaaaaccattcgaaaacatgcgccataaactgtttgggcccaaaatttgaagcttttccaaaatgtattaccagagatatagccatattagtgtttttcgtcaaaATGTTAATCCTactttttcctattaaattgttggttttatacagaatcatatactgaacatcaaattcgaagtcccggcacgtcctcgctcgaaagatcgacaagtcgacaagtcgaagcataaacgccagcacatttacgcttgcgcgttttacgcttccgcgttttacgctgcgcgtgaaaattttctttttggcttctcataatagatcgacaaagtgcaatagcgatacatatttttttaaattaatcatagactaacattaaagactgagtaccctttatatgtttctaataatgtcaatccaatatgtttttcctaattaaattttattaccttgcgacccataatgtacgtctggaatttgaaaaaatggtatTCGAGGTTTACCCTTCAaatattcgaagctttaggtcaaattctcactgggtggtatcattttgtttctgaaaaattaattgcaccaatattttTGTCGGAGtatcatcattttgtaagaaaggctctgtttcacctctggtgatattaaatcgggttttttattaatgttaatgttttttGGCATGTTAAAAATAGTCATTTtcaagaaatcttttttttaaagaacatgtttaaatggatgcaaaaatcgaaaataaaatcaaaaggatttttgttttcaaggaATTACTCATGCTGAAAAGAATGTAAACAAGAATTAATAAAAACTATCTCattaaataattcaaagaaTTACGGAtgattaaaataatgcaaaaagtcatagaaattattttttgaggaACAATCAGAAAgtcatagaaatatttttttaaagcaatatgACTCTCAAATAAATTGTCATGTTGAAATGATTcctaaaactcataaaaatagttaaataaaaactttattCAGGAATACTGATCATCTGCGTAACAATgtaaaaaactcacaaaataaattaacatcTCTCCTTAAATAATTCAAAGAACTTGCAAAATGAATACAAAAATCCtagatttttaattgaaattatttcatatctgtttaaaatattatacacattaaaaacaaataaaatcacagaaaaaataatgtaaatttggaagctttaagtttggaaggttgaatattacctctttatgatgtaatattacctcaatttagactgaaaaagtgacattacaccagaaaagtggtaaaattacacatttccagaggtaaaattacaccttttttctgacataaaagatgtaccccttcccagatgtaatattaccatgattttttttttctgtgatgtttaaaataattgaaatattcAAGATCTTACGGAAAAAATGTAAGGGTCATTTCGCGCCAACTGGCACACCACTTGAAATTGACtttttctgatcaagctcaaaATTGGTGGAGgtattgatactatcaaaacatataTGAGTCCCGGTTTTGAACCAAATCGGACCAACCCTTCCAACCCGCCGTAAAGTGAATAAAAggaactttaaataatttaagaacTGCTCTTGATTGAAAGCACgttgaaattaaaaaacaaattaaacttttcaattttttacgaTTTGTTCTTcacattcaataaaatgtacatTCGGCTAAACgactttacacagaaaaaaaaaatggtaatattacatctgggaaggggtacatcttttatgtaagaaaaaaaatgtaattttacctctggaaatgtgtaattttacctcttttctggtgtaatgtcacttttcattctaaattgagctaaaattacataataaataggtaatattcaaccttccaaaatcacagcttccaaatttacattattttttattgtgtagGCAAAATGTCTCTCATCCAAAGTTTATAAAACTGTTTTGTTTGAGAATTTCTTACGTGACTTCAAGATCTAAATAAAGGTGAGAATTTCCCGAAAACTGATCGATGTAATTTATTTCATGATTCAGATATTGTggttttttattatgttttaatgtaccaaaaataaaaaatatgataatttactaaattttcaaaaacggaAACTATTCGAAGAAGAATCCTGGtagaaaaatatcttaaaatctttaaatcttgcTTGCAGAAGAATACCATTGTTCTGTACTGATAAACCGCTGGATCATTATGATCAGAACATATAGTATCGTGTAAAAACAAATCTGTTATCACCCATCACAAGAAAAACATTTCTAGCTTAACAATGCCGTGGTAGTACTCGATGTGAGCAATTAAAATCTCATCAAAGCGTGTCAACAAACAATTACCAAGACTTCACAGGAAATTGTTCTTCTCGCAGCTGATACTTTCCACAGTACACAGATTGCACGAATAGTGGCGGAAAAAATCCCCGTGAAATTTAATCAATAATTTTCTTGAAACTTTTAAGAGAGAACATGTTAAGGTGTTTTGAGTCGATTTGCAAGATTTCTTTAGGTTAGAATAAGAACTTGTTAGAAATTTTCAGCAAGTGAAACAACCTCGAGTTTACGATCACCAATTACACAgttcagcaaaaaatcaaatgtttcttgtctctgagacgagaatatgtgtccctagtagatttttgcctgctgaatccgaatccgggtccagaattgctccaaatggtcccaattttgagatacacccgtttgaaatgttagtttaggccaaaattagctactttgtcgactattttacaaaagaactactgaataaacaaataaaccaatacatgtatcttaaagttcacgttttcccctttctgaaacacccctggtttttaaaatttgattgtttctacgcatatttatagccattttaaaattagaatttgacttgcatgcaagttggaaaaacttgaatgagaaccaactgaaaatataattttaaaatggctataaatatgcgtagaaacaatcaaattttaaaaaccaggggtgtttcagaaaggggaaaacgtgaactttaagatacatgtattggtttatttgtttattcaatagttcttttgtaaaatagtcgacaaagtagctaattttggcctaaactaacatttcaaacgggtgtatctcaaaattgggaccatttggggcaattctggacccggattcggattcagcaggccaaaatctactaggaacacatatactcgtctcagagacaaaatcttgttggactgtgttatTATCATCGTGTACTGAACCACGTGTTTTTCCAACAATCCGTTACACAAAATCATTCGCGCAAATAAATCAAGATCAAAGCGAAACTACAACcaccacacacactcacaaataGTGTTTAGTTAGAATAATTGACGACAGGTGTGTCAACCTCGACGTGATTGACTAGGCGAAAGTGAGCCAGTATCACGCCGCCGCTCGAAAGCAATTTGCCCGGGCCAATCAAGCTGTGTGCCCTGAGATTGTACCGTTTTACAACCCGCCCTTCTCTATGGTGGGAGAATCGCGATTGCAATCTTCCCCAAGTCACCTCGTCACTTAAGGGGGGTGCTGCTAGACTGGTTCAACCTGCCGCGTCATCTCTCCTTCGGCGAAACGCCGAGTTTGGTTCTAGATTCTTGATCTTGAACTCGTCTACTCCGCCACAGTCGCTTTGCCTAAGCTCTGCTTCCTGTGCGCGCACCGCGTCAAGTCGTGGCAGCTCATGGCAACAGCCGGCAATTACTGGAAAGGCTTCATCGTCCAAGGGTGTCTGCGGCAACGCAACCCGCAGGCAAACGTCCCTTGCCAAGAACAAATCCAGCACGTTGATGACTTGTACTTATCTCAGAGACTATGACAGCGGTGTCCCTCCACGGTGTGGGGGCTCCATCCTTGGAACATCAACCTAGTCCCGCAACGAAGTTGCGCGAAAAACAGCTGTTTAAGTTCCCTCGCGACAGATTTATAACTGTTGATAACGCCAAGATGGCGCCAGCTTCCGAAGAAAGTCGGTTGCGTCACTTTGCTGCTGGAAAACATGTTTTGAACGGAACCTCCGGCGCGATTAGCAACTCAAGCCTGTTGCGTAAACTGGCCTGCTTTGATATCGGATTTGTTCGACTGGACACATATCCAGCGGATTAGGCCATGGCTGGGCTGTTTGTTGTTTACGTTTGGTCGATTCACCATTGACGCGCGCGACGTTCTGCACAGCGATTGGCGCTAAACTGCCAAATTGAAGTGCAAACATGTGCTGCTGTTGTTTGCGGTCGAGCTGTCCGACTTTTGTTGATGTTGACTTTCTAGAACATGCTGAATGGCTTTGGAGAATCGGTAAGAAATTTCGTTGGAAACTATCAAATTTTTGAGATAACCACAAAAGATCGACCATTGTTGATGTCATTTATAACTGACAATCTACCTTCTATTAGtcaaacctaacctaaccttcCATCTTCAACCCACCTTGACGCATGATACCGGCGATCACATCGATGACTTCAGAAGTTCGATATCGCTATCTCTCACCTGCCTCGAAGATGTTCAACCACTTCTTCCACCATACTCCCACCCCTTACCGCAAGCGTGAGCTTGCGAAACCCATATCTGACTCATCCCAAGACACGCTCTGAAGTCATCGGAGCGCCACCACTGGAAGGTCTGCGCAGCGCGCCAAATTTCCCATTCAATTAGCACAACACgcacgagcaaaaaaaaagaaccagtTTGTGTTTTCCCCATCACATCACCGTCAATCGCAAACGCCCCCCAAAATCGAAACAGAGAGGCCAATTCCCAGAAATTCTCACTGCAGTCGAGCCCTTCTGGTTTGAAGCTTGGATGAGTGTCGTGCGCGGAGTAAACAGTCATTGACTTGGATGAATGTGTCTAAACAAGAAGCGCTGGCGCGTCAGCGGAAGTGGCTGGCCCGGCAGCAGCTCACAAACCTAATGGCTTTCTCTGGTTCCCTTCAGTCAACTGGGGAGCACTGGAAAGCATCAGCAAGGAAAAGTTTGTGCTTTGTTTTTGTTCTGGGAGTTGGGCGGAAGTGTTGGATTTAGTCGGGGGTCTCGATGAGTAATGTGGAGTTGAGAAACTTGAAGAGAATGTTTTATGGTACCCTGAAGAAAGGTTCTATGCGTCACTGTTTTGAGGTTTAAACGACGGAAAGTTACGGAAACcgccgtatttttttgtttatttcatgcAAAAGACAGAGATCGACAGTTCGCCAGTTCGATTAATCCAAGATATGTCAGTCCGGCAATCTTCAGGAGTTGCTGTGTTCAACGGTCGATGACAGGCAGACTAAACGGAAGAaattagttcccaaaatcgtgaacaagcgttcatgaaaatgagaaccatgaacaaagtgttcaaattccaagGCAGTCTTTAAACATGGCACATCAACCattttttcatgagctttttttgaaagattttttttttctaaatgacaAGGAGGCGCATACGTCATTTCAACAAATGTGTACAGAAGGAAGGCAACCCTATACGTGTAGTTACCCGATCATAATATTTACCTTTTATGACAGTAGGGCCGGTGTGGTTTTGCTGTGTATTTGGCAAATGGATGGCCATACCAGccctaatataaaaaaaatgtaaatattatgATTGCGGATTGCTAGactaatggagcatttccattcgagccgtttttgcttttttctacaatgtatttcttaaggagcgaactgtcaaaaactgctcgactgcgggtgctccattacgACTAAAGCAAAATGACAGCAGATCCTGATgacaatggagcacttccactTTTTGacagcaaaaactgctcgactgcgggtgctccatttctATCAAActatggagcacccgcagtcgagcagtttttgacagttcgctccataagaaatacattgtagaaaaaagcaaaaactgctcgaatggaaatgctccattgtgGGTTCCATCCAAATGAAGGCTgtaaatggagcacccgcagtcgagcagtttttgacagttcgctccataagaaatacattgtagaaaaaagcaaaaactactcgaatggaagtgctccattgaaatcaaaaaagtttttaaaaaaaatgtttttttttcttttttgtgtgAGTGCGTCCGCACACTGAGAATCAAAAATACAGATTCTTCAGTTTGTTTATATACCacatttttttcgctaaaattcagCTAAGTTTTACTGAACTTTCATCAACGGAAATTCCTGTGAACGGTTTAATAAGttagattttactgaattctccGTTAACTGAcatttgtcactttgacagatagtttaattaaatttcaacttagcaactgaattttcagcaaaataaacgtcaaattattttgctgaaaattgatTATATTTCTTGTGTCAGTTGCTGTAGATTCAGCAATCGTTTGCACAGATATacacactgtaactgaaaatcgcactttgctgagtttgttttcgcactttttcatacgattttttcagttcgactgcgattacacttttttgtgtaatcgcagtcgaactgaaaaaatcgtatgaaaaagtacacttttttgtgtaatcgcagtcgaactgaaaaaatcgtatgaaaaagtacGAAAAGGAACTCatcaaagtgcgattttcagttacagtgtagtaatttcagtttgacagatatgcagttaggccgatgcaaatattttttgaagtttatgtccctcggctctgactaaatataaaaaatataaatattgaaataacaagcctaggcttcaacatttggatgaaaaaagtgcttcaaatgcattttaaactcgTCCAGCTGCTCTCCAATCAGGAAAATTCACtttaactggttttcaattgatttaactttaattttcattaaaattttcgaagtttaaaaaaaaatttgccctcTTATTATTCAGGCCAATTTTGTAGGAAAgggggggggacataaactttgaaaaatatttgcaacggcgttACTGATTTTTCAGCAATATTTTTGTCCATTGAAAAAGTATAGAAACCGATAGAAGACAGATTTATCACATTATACAATTAAAGTTCATAAATTCgtgaatttttttgtattttttgatgttaGAATAACTGTTTCCCTctgatgcattttttaaaatttttattcgaCAATTTAATGAAGAATATGCTTATTATTCGTTTTTTTCCCTCGTTTTAGGGataaccaaaattatttttagtgaTTGTTTGTAAGAAGCTGCTCTTggattttatttgcaaaaaaaatgttatcataatattctttttttttcaaataattgaaaaattataactGGTTGATTGATAGAGGACCATGTCAATCCTAGTGGCAGCCGATGAGTGTTCAATCTTTGAAATAATCGGCAGGGTTGcctggtcaaaattgaaaaaatggccaaaaatcgataaaaaattcgATAAATCTTGCAgaattaaatctaaaaaatagatgccCCTGTGCTCTATTGCAcacttgctggttttcctatcttattagcataagagagcacagaggcattgaGTTATGAATGGGGCAAGGAAGGAAAGGATAGGcatcaatttaaaagttggtaCTATGCAGTGCAATTGATTTCCAACCTTAAAATGGTTGAATTTacatttattagttttcaattttttactaaactcattcattttaatcaaaatgttattcaaaattGTCTTTATCTTTATTCTGACtgaaacttgaaaaatctggcccagaatgatctggcaacactgaatGCCTGCTCACTAAGAAAAAGTActctaaattttaaatgatcgttcgttggatttaAAGTTcacgttggtgaatattcgtagaaagttcaaacttttttaatttaaaagttggaaaaaatttgatactaccatgcatttgtggaacaaaatcgttgtatcggtaaaagtgttttacttttaattggaaaagaaaccttttatggcaagaatgAACTATATTTAATGATACAGTGataaattctgaaaaatgagcttgatttttatatttatttttaaaagttcaaaacggcttgctaaaaaacatttttttattgtatttaacgcaAGATTTAACGCTTTGCTCAAGGACTCATCAGCACCACCGCGGTGCACCGtacccaccaaagtgtttgtttacatttgggaCTTAGGCGTActcggttacacgagaacgtcaaaatgaaaaaaaaaattatacagtcGTATTACAAGTtaagacttttaaatcagttagtaaggaggtttaaaaaaaactttaccagtaaaagttttcatttttagcacaacaaaaaaaactttccctcgagcaaatttttgcaactttttaaatcaaaattaagttacttttgtcattactgtaatatttttgtgtgtgtgtgtgagagaatcAGTTTCTAGATTAATGTGCATATATTTTACCATTGAAGTCTGTAAATGAAATGTTTTATGAATCAATTAGGCAGTGAACAGCTATTAATGTAAAGTTGTTTCTAAAATGCACTTTCTATTCTCTCTCTCTTCACCATAACAAGTAAACGCGATAGCAAACAACAAGTTCTGCGAACCTATTTGCCCAACACAAATTGCGTTGCATTCTCTtcaaaacatcaactttcacaAACAATTTGCGACCTACCCCCAAACAATCTGCCCCAGTTCATCAGCGTCACTGGAGGCCTGCGTTAATCGCACAAATTAACCGACTTGTTTTGCATTGCTATCAGTTTCCCCCGTTCGGTCCACCACTCTTATCCGGATTCAATCCGGCCCCCGTCCAGTTATGACTGGGCCGGGAACCGCCCTACACCTGAAGTAGCTGTACTCGTTACAGGCTGACTCAGCAGAGCCAGTAGCAGTTTCTCAGCATTCAGGTTAATCTACTTTCGCGCGAGATCATTGTTTAGGGGTAGAACTTTCCAGCGCTGATGCGTTGACGTCGTCCGAACGCACGTTTGCGAAAACGGTTTCCCAAGCCTGCATCCGTTTCCATTACGAGGCCGTTTCGAACTCCCTCGGTGACGTTTCAAAACAAATCACGCGGGACGTCAGAGCTGAGCTGGTTGTGGTTGTGCTTTCGGGCGCCACTTTGAATATCTGTGTTGGTGGCGGCAGTGACCATCTGTTTGCCGACGAGCCGATGTTTGCCGACGTCGTCACCGGCTGTTCGGGTAATATATAAAACGAGCGGGCCGAACCGAACCCGACGCAAGTTGAGTTTGAGCCGTTGAAGCAAGCAGAAGTCTTGTGATTTCAAGCAAAAAGAATATATATATTTGAAGGCGAATTATACAGTTGATCGCACTTGAGTCCTCTTTTGCGCTCTCGTTTGTTGGAAAAAAGCAGCCCGTTTGTGAAGAGTTAGAAGCCAACTAGTGCGACAGAACTGTTGCAGGGCGGGATTGTTTTGGGAGTTAGCGTCAAAGTGTGAGGAGCAGACTGTTCCCAAAAGTCTTCGAAGGCTCTTCGAGGAAGTTGTTGTGGAACCAGTACCAAAGAGAGACGATCGGGGAGAGTGTTTTGAAAATGGTCGAAAAACTTTAAAGCCAAGATTGTGGTGCACATCTTCGTTTCTAGTcaacacaaattttcaaagagATTCTTTGAAGTAAAATCGTTCCTAATTGTGATAAAAGCGAACTCTGAGAGAGGAGGGGGAGAGTGTTCGTTAAAAAGAAAGCCAAGCCAAACCGAAGAATTATTCTGTGATATCGCTCGCAAGCCCGTACCCAAGATTAACAAGCTCAAGAAAATGGTCGGCAGCAACGGTACCCTAATGACGATGCGTATTGTCCGCAGCAAACTGAGAAAGCGCGAAGAGTCGTCCGTGAGTCCGGTGACGGCGACCAACGTGGAAGCGGCGACGCAACCGTCCCACTAtcaccaaaacaacaacaacagtagcAGTAACAATCATCACCACAACCACCATAGTAGTAGTAACAACCACCAGcagcaacaccaccaacagctGGAGAACGGCTACTCCGTTCCGACCCCGGTGGCCTTCCGACAGAGCCCGTCCAGTGTGTGGGTGTTTCCTCCGCTACCACCGCAGCCTAACCTGTACAGCTACAACGCCAACAGCCAAGTAagtaattccaaaaaaaaagagcaaaaaacaTTCCAAACCACCTTCCGGGAAGCCCCGAACGGCAGACGAAACAGACGACCAGAGAGAGATCGGAAAAGCCGGCTGGAAAAAACAGCAATTTTACGGCTTGATTGGTCGTAAAGATGCTGTTCTTTCCTGGCCCGGCGAGGACATTCAACAGATTGACCGTCTCCTCTTTGAGCACGGAAAGTCCTGACAAAACGGCAGAAAATTACGGAAACAGCCCTAATTTTCTGCACCGTTTGACGTAAATTGACTTTTGACAGCTGTACTTACCAAGGTTCTAAACTCGCCTACTGCAATACACTCAAAACTTACCTGCCTCGAAATTAGTCACTTTTTGTTAGAAGTACCTCGACTTTGACGTCCGTGATCGAGATGCCATTTTCGATGCCAAATTCGAATCCCTCTCGCAAGCCACCAAGTTCAGTGCTCTTCCTGTGCAGAGAGTTCGCTGCCCTCCCCTGGCTGCAGCTCTTTTGTCGAACTCTTCTCGCTATTGTCGAGGAAGTTGCTTCGCAATCCTGTTCTCGCCATATGCCAATGAATAATCTCTCTCGCTCGATACTTTCAAACGAGACGCGAGAAGcgggcaatttaaaaaaaaaggcagaCGATATAAACGCCAAAGGATAGGTCCCTTCGGTTAAAGGACGACCTGGGAAGAGCCGTGAGGCGCAACTTGGCAACAGGCAAATCCCAAAACCAAGGCAAACGATTTAGGTCGTTGTACTGTACGCGACTGTACCTTCGCCCCTTTGCCGCCGccagtttatttttattgctttcaaattatagaaccgactagttgagattttttttacgagaGTAGGCTTAAATTTAGATAGCGAGAGCCGTTAGGATAGTTGGCTATTTGATAATTGCAACGCGTTTGCGGTGCCTTCCTGGTGATTAAAATTCAGAATAATTAACGTTTCCCTCCACCCCCTCTCGAGTCCGAGCGGGGGATATAAATAAACTAATGAGTTGTTTTTGAGGCCCGCCGGCGAGACCATAAGGAAGCTCTGTGATGCAACGGTGTGGTAAAAacgcgcaaaaaaaagttgaactcgTTCTCCAATAACCGCCTCGAAGAAGTCGTCGCCGTCGCGACACACCACTTCTTGATTGTTTATTCATGAGAGTGGTGCCGGAGTTCTTTGTCTGGCTTCACCAATCGCCCGAGAAtcgaaaaaagcaaaacaaagcgACGCGCCCCCTTTGCAAATTCAAAACACGGCTTCCAAAAGGATCACGATCGTATTGCGATGTTCAGGAAGCGCGGTCTACGCAATCCAAACCACGATGGCGTGGCCTTGGCTGGAAGCGATTGTGCGCTCGTGAGGATGAGCCATTTCGCCGATTACGGCTTCGCCGTGCTGTAAGAACGCAGCCTCTTAGCTGGGACGCACACAGCATGGTATGGTTTGTTTCTCGGCTTAAAGCGATGTTTTGAAACAAACGATACTTTTCGAATTGACTGGTTTGACTTGACAGTTGACAGCACTTTCACTTTTTGACACTGGTACTTACCTGAAGTTTCTTCACTCTCGCCTACTTAACACTATTTGGTACTTACCTGAGAATTGTTAGTGTGAGGAAGTTTCTTCCAGGGGTACCTCGACTTTGACGTCCGTAATCGGGAAGCTCTCACAAACATAAAGCGGCTAAACTAACAATACTCTTTTCACTCTCCCTTCCAGGATGCGTTAGTACACAACGACAAGACCGGCTTCAAGGGACTGAAGCGGCAGCTGTCCGGGCGCTTCAAGCGACTGGTGTCGCGGAAATCGCACGAGCCCGCCCCGGCGATACCGCCCGAGCTGAAGCCCCAGCTGAAGACCATCTACGTTTACTAATAATGATAATTTTACTTGCAAAACAAACAAGCAAACTGCAAATCCTAGAAGTGAGGTCAGCTCAGCATGTCAGGGTGCCTAATTTCGCGCGTCGAATCGTGTTTTTTCCTTTCTTCCTTTTCGTGTTTTTAGAGTTTAGAGGAATTGACGCTTATGATTAGGAAACTTTCGGTCCGCAAGGATTCATAGTGAGAGcacaagttttgtttattttggccGTGCCGAAGGGCAACGTTTTATTTATTCCTATTTTCCAAGATTTCGTATTTGACCGAGAGGAAGAGAGCATTGATAttaaactttttcgaaaattaaactCCCGTCTCATTTGTTTTGCATCCCATCCGGAACGAACGTAACCAGAAACACAATAATTAGATATTGATCCGCCATTCCAGTTCACGCTATGACGTGTAATCAATGAAAGAGTACTGTTGGTAGTTTTCGAAGAAGTATTTTTGTTCTGTTCAGTTAGGATAGCCCAGAGGAAAGGAAGATGAAAAAGAaagtaattattattattagtaaGCATAGAAGAAGACTGACACAAATACACACATACACTCACACTTAAACACGCACACACTTGTTAGGCATGCGGTTAGCCAAGTGgcaacacacacagacacacacacacacacactcacacagacAGGGTACTTCAAGGGAGGCGGAGAAGAGGGAATTAAGTTAGGGAATAGATTCGCGTATTTGTacagatgctgctgctgctggatcaTTAAGTCGCATTCTGCCACTCTGAATCGAAGCGCTTTCAGAGACTTTGGCGACGAGTGCGTCTCACTTTCACGTATTTCTAATCGTTCAGGATCTGCTCGTTTTATTCTGTTCGTGCAAACAGCCAAGTATTTAGTCGTTGTAAAAGCAATAAGGCACACGCTAAAAAAGTAAATCGGAAGCTTACAGCAGCGGATAGAAAGAGCGAGTGAGTTAGCATAAACCTTAGCCAAGTAGCACGCAggacaaatatttatttcttaGCTCAACAAAATGTCCCCTCCCAGCGAATTGTGGTGGATAGATTTCGTTACAAACCGAGAGCTGCATTCTATGGTGGTTTAGATAGATAGAGCGTTCCGCTTAAAAAACGCACAAAACCCCACTGGAACCAATCAGGCCAACCTAGAAGCAAAAATActagcaaaaaaaatgcaaacaaaaaaaccagCCTAAAATGATAGTGTGGAAACATAATCGTGGAAGTAAGAGagaaagaggaaaaaaaagttcactcaCATTGAGTGCCGCGCCAAGGAACAACAAATAacctaaaaatacaaaacaaatcacaCGTACAGAGCAGAGAAAAGTAACACAAATTCGGGTACCTACAACGGGACTGCTGTGAAGCGCCGCAAGCGTAACGCAAACGCGGGATAGCGATTAGCTGCAGCAGAGAGCACAATCGGCAGtctagaaaagaaaaaaaaaaaacaaaacaaaacaaagtacgGTGGATTTGTGTGAATGAATGCATTGTAAGAAAActgtaatttaaataaatgcgataatttaaaaatgaattttaagtaaaagttgatgattcttttaaaaatatcacagaattcttgaaata
This is a stretch of genomic DNA from Culex pipiens pallens isolate TS chromosome 1, TS_CPP_V2, whole genome shotgun sequence. It encodes these proteins:
- the LOC120417014 gene encoding protein catecholamines up isoform X1, encoding MLNCTDLACVLHHHHFYAHLHHLKHHLQDDHDHHGHGHHESHDHHDSAGGDGSDVDSNNIQDLLNDTDSELSSLSHVDAPNDVLYMVCGVVIAMLLVGLIIVLVAVTISKLRKREESSVSPVTATNVEAATQPSHYHQNNNNSSSNNHHHNHHSSSNNHQQQHHQQLENGYSVPTPVAFRQSPSSVWVFPPLPPQPNLYSYNANSQDALVHNDKTGFKGLKRQLSGRFKRLVSRKSHEPAPAIPPELKPQLKTIYVY
- the LOC120417014 gene encoding protein catecholamines up isoform X3, which encodes MLNCTDLACVLHHHHFYAHLHHLKHHLQDDHDHHGHGHHESHDHHDSAGGDGSDVDSNNIQDLLNDTDAPNDVLYMVCGVVIAMLLVGLIIVLVAVTISKLRKREESSVSPVTATNVEAATQPSHYHQNNNNSSSNNHHHNHHSSSNNHQQQHHQQLENGYSVPTPVAFRQSPSSVWVFPPLPPQPNLYSYNANSQDALVHNDKTGFKGLKRQLSGRFKRLVSRKSHEPAPAIPPELKPQLKTIYVY
- the LOC120417014 gene encoding uncharacterized protein LOC120417014 isoform X2; amino-acid sequence: MTITFLPSEAVAAGTATAEHLHSVQRLLHVDLAGGNGTVAAFQAGGDGSDVDSNNIQDLLNDTDSELSSLSHVDAPNDVLYMVCGVVIAMLLVGLIIVLVAVTISKLRKREESSVSPVTATNVEAATQPSHYHQNNNNSSSNNHHHNHHSSSNNHQQQHHQQLENGYSVPTPVAFRQSPSSVWVFPPLPPQPNLYSYNANSQDALVHNDKTGFKGLKRQLSGRFKRLVSRKSHEPAPAIPPELKPQLKTIYVY
- the LOC120417014 gene encoding probable serine/threonine-protein kinase DDB_G0282963 isoform X4, encoding MTITFLPSEAVAAGTATAEHLHSVQRLLHVDLAGGNGTVAAFQAGGDGSDVDSNNIQDLLNDTDAPNDVLYMVCGVVIAMLLVGLIIVLVAVTISKLRKREESSVSPVTATNVEAATQPSHYHQNNNNSSSNNHHHNHHSSSNNHQQQHHQQLENGYSVPTPVAFRQSPSSVWVFPPLPPQPNLYSYNANSQDALVHNDKTGFKGLKRQLSGRFKRLVSRKSHEPAPAIPPELKPQLKTIYVY